CCTCCGTCTTTTATCACAACATCCTGACCTTCAAGAGTTGGGTCTTCTGGAGAGAGATACGACAGATCTACGATATCGTACCCGTATAGAAAAGAAGATAAAGACAGACTTACCAATACAAGAATTGAGGTGAACCATTTCATTTTGTTTCCCCTTAAAAAAAATGGTGGTTAATGTTTATGTTTATTATAAGTCGAATTGATTAAAAAAACGCAGGTAAAATAAAAAAAATAATCAGAATTATTCAAAAAATTCTATAAAACTTTTGTTTGCAGGAAGTTAAGATATTTCAAATTTTGTCTTTTAAAGCGAGTCTCCATAGCCGTAAGCTGAGTTTTAACAAGATATTCAGGTGTTTATCTTGGGTATTCTCTCGCTTCTGCCTGAATTTATGTGCACAATATCCACACGCCCCTTAGCTCCGCGGGTTTACCTTAAAAGTTTCCTGCACTTCCTGCGGTTCAACTAAATTGGGCGGTGAGGGATGTGATAAATTAGACAAGATTAACAGCCCCGAACCGCTTTGGCTGCGGGGCAAGGATTTACAGGATGAGATAAAAATTTCAGATATAATTTTTCTGTTCTGTTCGGGATAGGCCGTTTTGGGTTTTTTCGCAGAAAAAACTTCCCCTGTTGCCGCAAATATATTGCGATGCGAAAAAAAATCATTTTTTTGTTGAACAGGCGGCGCATTGGTGTATTATATAGGTAATACAGTAATACGAAGGTTTTGATAATGATAATAAACATAGACACTCATTCAGGTATTCCGATATACCGGCAGATTACCATCGAGATAAAGAATCTCATCCTCTCAGGCACGCTCACTGAAGGCGAGCAGATGCCCAGCGTGCGGGAGCTTTCCGCTCAGCTTCGCGTAAATCCAATGACAGTGAGCAAGGCATACGCAAATCTTGAGATGGAAGGCTTTTTCGAGAGAAGGCGCGGCGTTGGGATGTTTGTAAATCCTCAGCCTGAGGCGATCAGGGAAGAAAGCGGCGAACAGATAATCAGATCCAATCTCAAATCGGCAGTATCTCAGGCTAGATCTTTCGGGATATCTAAATCAGAGCTCACAAAAATTGTGCAGAATTTGTACGATAGTTATTCAGATGGAGAGAAAAATGAATAATATCATAGAAGTAAGCGGGCTTACTAAGAGCTTCGGTGGGAAAAAGGCTTTAGAATATGTGAGCTTCTCGGCGGGCAGGGGCTCTATCATCGGGCTTATGGGGGCAAACGGGTGCGGAAAAAGCACGCTCCTGCGAAATATCATCGGGCTTTATCTCCCTGATGAGGGCAGCTCACAGGTTTTCGGCGAGCAGAGCAGGGAGCTCTCCCCGCAAACGCTTTCAAGAATCGGCTACGTCCATCAGGAAGGCCGGCTTCTCGACTGGATGAGCATAAGGCAGCTCTTGCGGTACGTGCGTTCATACTACCAGAGCTGGGATGAGCATTTGGAGCAGAAATTTATCGAATGGTTCGATTTAGACCCGAAGGCCGTAGTGGGCAAGCTCTCGCCCGGGAAGAGGCAGCAGGCGGCCATCCTTGCGGCAATATGCCATAATCCGGAGCTGCTGATTTTAGACGAGCCTGCAAGCGCGCTGGATCCTCTTGCAAGGAGCAGATTCCTTGATCTTCTCCTCGAGCTTTTGCAGAACGACGGCGAGAAAACGATCATCATCTCCTCGCACATACTTTCTGATATCGAGAAGGTGATAGACCGCGCTGTGATTATGGACAGCGGCAGGATCCTCAAAGACTGCCAGTTTGATGAGCTCAAAGAGCATATCTTTAAGGTTATCCTGCGGGGAGGCCAGCAGGCAGAGCTGACAGGCCTTCTCGCTGGGAAAACTGCTCACCGCCGTTCGGACGGGATAAAGACATCGCTTATTCTTCAGGATACGAGCAGAGCGGAGGTTGAAAAAATCCTCTCTGAGGGGAGAATTGATGCTGAAATAATCCCTCTGCCTCTGGAAGAGATATATAAGGCAGTAGTTGGAAAGGCGGAGTATGTATTATGAAACCTCTATCAGCAAATCTGAGCATCTATTATAAAAGGCCAATGGCATACTTCTGGTATCTTGTAACATTATGCCAGCTTCCCGCTGCTGTTATGGGCATCACAGGGCATATTGAACGGTCTTTCCTCTTCCTGATTATTCCATTATTCTTGGGAGTTCTTGCCGGCGCGATGCAGAAGGATGTAGTTTCTGCCCCGCTCACTTTCTGCCTGCCCGGGCAGAAGAGAATGCCGATCAGGGTAATAGCAGCAATGGGGGCTGTAATGCTTGCTGTAATGGCGTTGCTGTTTTTCTTTGCAGGTGCAGTGCGTGCGGACAACCTTTTCGCAAACCCCTTTTACTTTGCCGTGAATATCCTGCTGTGCATATTTGTATATTTGTATGCCGCACTTTTGGGCTTTAAGACTGACCCATTAAAAAGCAGCTTCATCCTTCGAATGCTCCCTTTTGGGATGGCTCTATTATTTGTTTTCGGTTCAAAGCAGGTAAGCGATTTGATAATCAATTTCCCAATCTGTTCGGGGCTGATAATTGCAGCGGCAGCGGCATATCTTGCTTCAAATATAAACGACCCGTCCTCGAGAAGGGATATCTGCGGGAAAGAGGATTATGTGAGCACGATGGGAGGCTGGAATTCAAAAAATGATATTTTGAAAGCAAAAATTACCATCATGGCAGCAAAACGAAATACATCAGGCACCCCTTCTTTTGCCGAGAAAATATGTCTGCCGGTGATCTTTGGGCTCAAAGGAAGCCCTGCCAAGACCTTAGCCGGCTATTTATACATACTGCTGGACAGCCTCCTGCTCAATTGGAAGCAGTTTGTTTTTACCCCGTTTCTGGTGCTTTTGCTCTTCGGCTACATACTGGGTTTTATGCCGGCCAACCAAACAAACGGGGCAGTGCACTGGGGCGTATATTTCGCGCTGCCTGCTTTATGGGCTGGTATGTGGGGGCTGCCGCTCTACCCGTCTTTGCTTCTGCCTTCGAGCAGAAAAGACAAACTGAACGCTTCATTGGCTTTTGTATTTAGCTATATGATGCTTTCTGCTTGCCTGTTTTTATTGGCCGGGCTTATATCCAAGGCAGCGGCTCCGTATATGCCTTTGCCTGCACCGGAGATGTTCAGCAAAGATTTTCTTTTCGCTTATCCGGCATTTCAAAAGGTGTGGCTGTTATTTTTCATAACTCCGCTTTCGTTTTCTGCAATCGCTTTATGGGGAAGAAAATCTGCTGCGATGGTGTATGTATTCCCGATAATTATAATGTTCGTTGTGCTTCTAAGCGGTTTAGAGGAAAATATTCAGCCAAGGCCTCTTTGGGTTTTTCGGCTTGCGGGAATCGTGCTTAGCTGGATAATATCGTTTTACATCCTTAGATTCAGGTGCATAAAGGGCTGTCTTGCAGGTGAGAAATTTGTTTAAGCCCCGAGTTTATAGGCAAATAAGCTGAATTTTCGCAATAAGGTTTGCGTTGAAACCCACAAAACACTTTACCTTAACGCATTTTTTTATTACCATTTACAGCTGAATGTATGCTAATTCAGCTTG
This window of the Sedimentisphaera salicampi genome carries:
- a CDS encoding GntR family transcriptional regulator, which gives rise to MIINIDTHSGIPIYRQITIEIKNLILSGTLTEGEQMPSVRELSAQLRVNPMTVSKAYANLEMEGFFERRRGVGMFVNPQPEAIREESGEQIIRSNLKSAVSQARSFGISKSELTKIVQNLYDSYSDGEKNE
- a CDS encoding ABC transporter ATP-binding protein, producing MNNIIEVSGLTKSFGGKKALEYVSFSAGRGSIIGLMGANGCGKSTLLRNIIGLYLPDEGSSQVFGEQSRELSPQTLSRIGYVHQEGRLLDWMSIRQLLRYVRSYYQSWDEHLEQKFIEWFDLDPKAVVGKLSPGKRQQAAILAAICHNPELLILDEPASALDPLARSRFLDLLLELLQNDGEKTIIISSHILSDIEKVIDRAVIMDSGRILKDCQFDELKEHIFKVILRGGQQAELTGLLAGKTAHRRSDGIKTSLILQDTSRAEVEKILSEGRIDAEIIPLPLEEIYKAVVGKAEYVL